GCAAAAGCTAAGCTATACTGCTCTGGCTTCTTCCCACATCGCCGGGCGATTATGGCCAGATACAACATGAGGAGGGCCACCCAGTAGCAGCCGTACAGGATGGCCCCAGAAACCAGGAAGGCTAGCTCTGTCTCACTGAACAGATCCTGGCAATAAGCTGTATAGGCCAGCCCCCCTAGAAGGACTGCCACCCAGATGGACACGGGGATGAGGCCAATGAAGTTCACCACGATGGTTTTTCGGCCAGAAGTGCCCCAGCCAGACTTGTTGATGGTAGCAATGGCAAAGATCTTGGCTGGCAGGAGGCTGGACATATAGAGAAGGGAATAGAGGGACATGAAGATCATTTCTGCGTTGCCCCGAAGGAAGCAGGCATATGTAGCCTTGATGATGCCCACCAGCTGCACTGTCAGCAGGAAGAGGAGAATATTCCAGATGCGGCCTCGGTAGAAAAGCTGTATTACCGTGGCaatgaggaagaaggggaagaaaccTGTGACCACTGATTCGTAGGTCATCCAGAGGTGGTGCTTATGGAACCACAGCGAGTTGTAGAGCCACTCCCGGAAGTAGGACTTGCTCCAGCGCGTCTGCTGGTTGAGCCACCGGAGGTACTTGGTGGGCGTCTCTGTGAGGCACTTGGAGCGCGCTGTATACTTAGTCCGGTAGCCGAGGCTCAGGACCCGGTTGGTGAGGTGGCGGTCATCTCCAAAGCTGCACTTGCTGCCTAGGAACTTCTGATGGTACCAGTCCTCCAAGAATTGCTGGAGGAGGCTGTTGCGGTACATGCCCAGAGGCCCACTAATGCACTGCACACAGCCAAAGTAGGACTGGCAGGCCCGCTCCACATTGAAGGCCATCCAGTACCGCACACTGCTCAGGAAGGAGATCCACGAGTCATACTTGTTGAGGATCTGCAAGGGAACCAGAGATGCTGGGCCTCCTCacctggggacttaagccccgggAGAGAGACACCTGAGGCCATGAGGCCTCCTTTACCCGGAGTCCTGCAGCCCACTGCTCAGTCCCTGACCATCAGTCCTAACCCAGCCAGAGCTGGAAAACCCGAGGCTCAGAAGAGCCAGCCCTACCCACtcaccctccccatcccctcGTTGCCCTCTGCACGGACTGTCCCAGTGACGCTGCTCTAGCCTGCAGAGCCACCTGTGGTCTCAGGAAACAGCTTGTGGGGGTGGCAGAGAGAAGGGCTTGAGAAGGGTGCACAGCACCCCCCAGGCATCTGTCCTACAGCCAACTGTCTACAGTTGGAAAGCTTCTCAGGAAGACCTGATCTGTTACCAGCAGTACCCTTGGGAAGATCTGGCCCCTTAATCTCGCCATACTGCCTTCTCACCATTCAGCGCAACCCTTCCGTAAGAACAAGGCTTTCTCAAGGGTCTGACTTGGGAGGTGCTCATTGCACTATGGTCCACAAGCACCCTCTGTGATCAGTAGCCGCAGAACACCGAGCCCCTCCCAGCAGCATGGGCTCCCTACTACATACCTGTTCagtgattttcttcttcctcaggtTGAAAAAGGCCAGAAAAGAGATTGGGTACCTAGTGTGCCTTTTGATACCAGTGAGAACTATCCAAGAAGaggccccccccacacacacacatgcactgcCCTGACACACCACAAACTCACACACCTCCAAAATAATAGTCAAGATGCTCACTTCCCAGGCATACCCATTGGATTAGGAAGCAGAAAAGAGTCTGGACCCCACCCCCAGAAATCCCTCGTTACTGCTTACTTGGACATCTCCTCCGACTCCCCCTACTTGGGGGTCCTCCTCCAGGACTCGAAGCATCTCGATGGTGCAGGCCGGATCCAGCACGGTGTCAGAGTCGCACACCTGTGGAGGGAGTGTGTGGTCAGCCCATTTTGACCTCCAGCCTGTGTCCACCACATGCTGCTCACCTCTTCAGGGCCATAACCACCCTTTGTAGGATTCACTGCCACCACTAGCAAAGAGATCAATGCTAAACAGAATAGGTCAGACGaataacaaaaaataaggaaaaggagaGTTTAGATACCACATGGACAGCCAACTAGGCTGACAAAAGAAACCCTGGAGACTCTGTCAGGGAAACATGCTTAGCACTGGGCCCATTTTTAGCCTCTATAGGGCCAGGCTCCACAAAAATGATCTCAGAACATTTCCCTGGAGGAAAAGGAGGTACACACTGAAATCAGATGTCAGGTACAGTGGCTACACCCGGGTCAGCAGACACTCCACTTGAGGCCAAGAAATGGCTCTTGCCATGAGGCTGCTGCCCAAAGTGCTCTCCTAGATTAACATGGTCTTCCCAGTTTCAGCCGCTGATCTCCTGAACAACCAGCAGAGCACACAAGTGAAGGATGTATCCACCCGGCCCTAGGTACCCCGCTAATACCGCTGCAAGGCCCTCTGTGTGCTTTTGGCCAAGTGTCTAAGATCAGGACATGGTATGTCCAAGGGCTGCTCTCACCCGGTTTCTCAGGAGCCTGAGTCTGGCACCTTAAAGCACTTGGCCACCCTGACATGACACCTGGATTTACTCTGAGCATGGAGGCTGGCAACAGCTGCCTCCAACCAGAGCCTAGATCACATCCTGCCCACTTGCCCACCTTCCCTCAGGAGGCTCATGGTCTGGTTCTAACAGGTAGCTCCCTTATTAGTTGAACCTGAGCTATGAGCACTTACCCTTTTGGCTGACTCCTTATTTCCTGGAATATTACTGAATTGACCAGGCCCAGATAATCACTGACAGAACAACAGAGCAAACAACAGTATCCACAGATGAGCCTAAACCTTGCTTTGCAAAAGCCCAAAATCCTTTTAGTAAAGTTGCTAATGCCTGCAGGAAGGGGGCTGTCCCCTTCCTTGTTGGGTTTTCTCTTGCCAGGCTGGAAGACATGGTGGCCAGAGACAAGCAGCAAGATGTTGAAAGGGCTCCAGGTCAAGCCATCACTCCTGTTCCCTCCTACCTCCCCACCAGCACACCTTGGGAGAAGGTGCCTTGAGAGCCTCAGGCCAGACTCCCACAGCCCCTTCAGCCAACAGGCCAGGCTTTCCAGTGCTTCTGGTCTCAGGGCTACTTCCTACCCTGTCTCTAACCCATTCTTCATGCTGCTCAGCTTCGTTCACTCCAGGGGGGTCTTTCTAACAGATCAGGGTAGGGAAGTTAGAGCTCTTGTCCGCCTGGGTTTCCCTACTGGCTGAAGAAGCAGGGCTATCTCCTGTCACACCCACAGCAGGGCTATTGGAAGACAGGCTGAAATCCACCAAACAGGGCTGAACCCCAGGCTGCCCCAGGCAGTGAGCCCAGAGCCATAAAGAAAAAGGCTGGCTCAGGTGTATGAGCCTATTTGTTGATCCACCAGAATGAATCCACAGGAAATGATCCGTAAAGGAAGATGTGTGGCAGATTTAGGGAATTCTGTGCTACAAGGGAGTAGACAGTGTCCCTGTGGCTTGAGCATGTGCCAGGGTTCAAGGGCTTTTCCTGTGCCTGCTGAGTCTCTAGGAAAGCTTCAGAGGCCCTGTGATCCTAGATGAACTGCAGAATCAAATGCCTCAACATCCCTCCCTATAAGGCCctaggaagacagaaaaaagcCAATGTACCAATTCATCTGAAGATGCAACTTTCAAAAAAGCCCAAACCAAAACACCAGTGGCAAGCTAATTTTAGGTGGGTACAGTGGAGAACATTCAATGTCGATATACTCCACATGCCCCCAGCAAGACGGAGCTGGCACACAGGTGGGCTGCCATGACAGCCATTATTCATTCACAGGATGGGCAAGACCCTCTGGCACGTACGGACAAGTAATGCAACAGAGAAGTGGACATGTGGGTGCTGGACCGGAAACTGGGGTTCTCCGTGCAGTTTCTACTTGGTACTGAAGTGTGTGAGCTTTTCATTAGTTCTTTCtaggttttattatttgaaagtttGGGAGCTGTGTTAACCTAATAATATTTCCAGCCTGGTGTCAATGACCTTTTTGACTGGAAACTGGGCAGAATCTGTTCAGGGTCCTAGCCGTGCCAAGGACTGCTGCAGGATTAAGCTGCGGGATGAGCCACTGCTGTGTCCCTCCACTTCAAAACACGAATGTGAACTGGGTAGAGTAGGGCTCTCTGGCCCAGAACTGAAACAGCAGTCGGGTGAGTTGGAGCATGATTTCTTCTGCTCCTTACCACACTCCTTAGGGACACGTTCTCCTCATGTTACCAAGGGTAAGGCCGAACGGATATGGTCAGACTGCCTAGGCTCAAATCCCACCTCTGCGCCTTACTGCTGTGTGACATTAGGCAAGTTCCGTAACTTCTCGGGGCTTTCAGATTCACCTTCTATGAGTGGAAGTAGTAATAGTATTTATCCTCTAGGAATATTATGAGGGTTAAAAGGACTAatatgtagggacgcctgggtaggcCAGTGggtcaaacatctgccttcggcacgggtcatggtcctggggtggagtcctgtGCATCgacctccttgctcagtggggagcctggttctccctcagcctgccactccccttgcttgtggtctctctgacagataaataaaatctttaaaaaagaattaata
The genomic region above belongs to Neovison vison isolate M4711 chromosome 7, ASM_NN_V1, whole genome shotgun sequence and contains:
- the HAS3 gene encoding hyaluronan synthase 3, which encodes MPVQLTTALRVVGTSLFALAVLGGILAAYVTGYQFIHTEKHYLSFGLYGAILGLHLLIQSLFAFLEHRRMRRAGRPLKLPVPSRSRRSVALCIAAYQEDPDYLRKCLRSAQRIAFADLKVVMVVDGNRQEDAYMLDIFHEVLGGTEQAGFFVWRSNFHEAGDGETEASLQEGMDRVRDVVRGSTFSCIMQKWGGKREVMYTAFKALGDSVDYIQVCDSDTVLDPACTIEMLRVLEEDPQVGGVGGDVQILNKYDSWISFLSSVRYWMAFNVERACQSYFGCVQCISGPLGMYRNSLLQQFLEDWYHQKFLGSKCSFGDDRHLTNRVLSLGYRTKYTARSKCLTETPTKYLRWLNQQTRWSKSYFREWLYNSLWFHKHHLWMTYESVVTGFFPFFLIATVIQLFYRGRIWNILLFLLTVQLVGIIKATYACFLRGNAEMIFMSLYSLLYMSSLLPAKIFAIATINKSGWGTSGRKTIVVNFIGLIPVSIWVAVLLGGLAYTAYCQDLFSETELAFLVSGAILYGCYWVALLMLYLAIIARRCGKKPEQYSLAFAEV